A DNA window from Aestuariispira ectoiniformans contains the following coding sequences:
- a CDS encoding glycosyltransferase has translation MSQFDRFKLEQDNTAAEDQYAGSNRPIRLMHVFPSFEVGGSQVRFAKLARALGPGYRHLIVSLNGRWDAMDALLAGVDTCEAVDTGLPKAFGPRQYGQIRRLLKDQRVDILITYNWGAVDFALANRLMPVCPHIDMEDGFGPDEAHGRLVRRNMARRLAYSGAKALVAPSRVLERIAREEWKVPPNIVRFLPNGIDCSRFDKGADKTLLTELGLHEGAGPIIGTIATLRPEKNLYRLIDAFNILRETNPQARLVIAGDGGERASLEKAAVASSHADAILFTGRINEPERIVGAFDIFALSSDTEQMPFSVLEAMAAGKPVASVDVGDVKNMLAPANAGYICEKTAEALAKTLSLLLEDEQLRTELGAANAEHVRAVYDLRDMVEAYDALFRATVRR, from the coding sequence GTGTCACAATTCGACCGTTTCAAGTTGGAGCAGGACAACACGGCTGCCGAAGACCAATATGCGGGCAGTAATCGCCCTATTCGACTGATGCATGTTTTCCCGTCTTTCGAAGTAGGCGGTTCCCAGGTGCGTTTCGCCAAACTGGCCAGGGCCCTGGGGCCTGGATACCGGCATCTGATCGTTTCCCTGAACGGGCGATGGGACGCGATGGATGCCCTGCTGGCGGGCGTGGACACCTGCGAGGCTGTGGATACAGGCCTCCCCAAGGCCTTCGGGCCGCGCCAGTATGGTCAGATCAGGCGACTGCTGAAAGACCAACGGGTTGATATCCTGATTACCTATAACTGGGGTGCGGTGGATTTTGCGCTGGCGAACCGCCTGATGCCGGTCTGTCCCCACATTGATATGGAAGACGGTTTTGGCCCTGATGAGGCGCATGGGCGTCTTGTGCGGCGGAACATGGCGCGGCGGCTGGCCTATTCCGGGGCGAAGGCGCTGGTGGCGCCGTCGCGGGTTCTGGAACGAATTGCGCGGGAAGAATGGAAAGTCCCGCCGAATATCGTCCGCTTCCTGCCCAACGGTATTGATTGCAGCCGTTTTGATAAGGGGGCTGACAAGACATTGCTGACGGAATTGGGCCTGCACGAGGGGGCAGGGCCGATCATCGGCACAATCGCCACCTTACGGCCCGAAAAAAATCTCTATCGGCTGATTGATGCCTTCAATATTCTGCGGGAAACCAATCCGCAGGCCCGCCTTGTGATCGCAGGCGATGGCGGGGAGAGAGCGTCGCTTGAAAAGGCCGCAGTCGCCTCCTCACATGCGGATGCCATACTGTTTACCGGACGGATCAACGAACCGGAGCGTATCGTCGGTGCCTTTGATATCTTTGCCCTGTCATCGGACACCGAACAGATGCCGTTCAGCGTTCTGGAGGCCATGGCCGCAGGCAAGCCTGTCGCCAGCGTCGACGTGGGGGACGTGAAGAATATGCTCGCCCCGGCCAACGCAGGATATATCTGCGAGAAAACGGCTGAGGCCCTGGCGAAAACCCTGTCTCTTCTGTTGGAGGATGAGCAGCTTCGCACGGAATTGGGGGCGGCCAATGCGGAACATGTGCGGGCGGTCTATGACCTGCGTGATATGGTGGAGGCCTATGACGCACTGTTTCGTGCAACTGTCCGGCGGTAA